The Fibrobacter sp. genome contains the following window.
AATGGTGCTACCAATCCTGCTAAGGCAGAACCGGGTACCCTCCGTTACGACTTTGCTCCTTCCATGACCGAAAACGTTGTTCACAGCTCTGATAGCCCCAAGAGCGCAAAGCGTGAACTGGATTTCTGGTTCACCAAGAAGGAACGCTACGCCTACGAAGCTGCAAGCAAGAAGGCTTGCTGCATCCTCTAATGGCAGTTTAAGGTCTAAAAAAGAATTACAAACAAAAAAAGACCCCCTCAAGGAGACACAAAACAATGCAATGGATCATTAAGTACCTTACCTCTTCCATTGGTAAGAAACAGATCATGGGATGCTCTGGTGCGTTCCTCGCTCTGTTCATCCTCGTCCACATGTGCGGCAACCTCCAGTTGCTGAACTTTGATCAGTCTGCAGCACAGGCATCCTACAATGCCTATACTGAATTCCTGACCAGCTTCAACCCGCTCCACTTCCCGGTAAAGTTGATTTACCTCATGGAACTGGGCATGGTTGCTGCATTCGGTCTCCATATCGGTCTCGGCGTTTTGCTGAAGCTCGAAAACAAGAAGGCTCGTGGCGCTGTGGGTTACGAAGTCAACGCTCGCAAGGGTAACAAGTCCTTCGCTACCTTCACCATGATCTGGACCGGCCTTATCATTCTCGGCTTTGGCATCCAGCATCTCGCTAACCTCAAGTTCGGTGCTCACTACCTGTACCAAAACGCTGCCGGCGAAATCGTCCGAGACATGTGGCTCACCACCATCGACATGTTTGCTAACCCGGTTTGGACCGTGTTCTACCTGGTTGCCATGCTCGTTATCGGCATCCACCTGTTCCACGCCATCTCCTCTGCCTTCCAGACCCTCGGTCTTGCTCACCAGAAGTGGACTCCGGTTGTTGAAGTCCTCGGCATCGTGTACAGCATCGTGATTGCAGTTGGCTTTGCTATCGAAGCTGGTTTCTCCTGCTACATCGCTCACCAGCCGGAAACCGAAGCTCTCCGCGCCAAGTCTCATGAACTCCAGCAGCAGCTGGAACAGAAGAAGGCTGCTTCCGAAGCTAAGACTTCTTTCGTTGTTCCGTCTGTGGGCATCATTTCCACCAACGTTTAATGGAGACCATAACAAATGATTCTTGATTCTAAAATTCCTGGTGGTTCCATTTCCGAAAAGTGGACCAAGCATAAGTTTGAATTGAAGCTCGTGAACCCCGCCAACAAGCGTAAGTTCACCGTTCTCGTGGTGGGTACCGGTCTTGCTGGTGCATCCGCTGCAGCTTCCCTCGCAGAACTGGGCTACAATGTTAAGTCCTTCTGCATTCAGGACTCTCCCCGTCGTGCTCACTCCATTGCTGCCCAGGGTGGTATCAATGCTGCTAAGAGCTATAAGAACGATGGTGACTCCGTCTATCGTCTTTTCTACGATACCGTTAAGGGCGGTGACTTCCGCGCTCGCGAAGCCAACGTTCATCGTCTCGCCGAAAACTCCAACCTGATCATCGACCAGTGCGTCGCTCAGGGTGTTCCCTTCGGTCGTGAATACGGTGGCCTTCTGGACAACCGTT
Protein-coding sequences here:
- a CDS encoding succinate dehydrogenase cytochrome b subunit — encoded protein: MQWIIKYLTSSIGKKQIMGCSGAFLALFILVHMCGNLQLLNFDQSAAQASYNAYTEFLTSFNPLHFPVKLIYLMELGMVAAFGLHIGLGVLLKLENKKARGAVGYEVNARKGNKSFATFTMIWTGLIILGFGIQHLANLKFGAHYLYQNAAGEIVRDMWLTTIDMFANPVWTVFYLVAMLVIGIHLFHAISSAFQTLGLAHQKWTPVVEVLGIVYSIVIAVGFAIEAGFSCYIAHQPETEALRAKSHELQQQLEQKKAASEAKTSFVVPSVGIISTNV